The following is a genomic window from Nitrospira sp..
GGCGCGTGGATACGGCTTAATTCGGCCATCGAGGCCGCTGAAAATTCCGGCCAGAGGCCGCGTTCGAGCATGGTGCGACGGGCGATGTTTTTGAGATCTGAACGATTGGTCATAGGTCCCTCAGGATAATGTGAGCCTGCAATGAATCGCGAGAGATATGTATGGGTCTAGCTATACCATGAACGCGGCATGCATGGCGGCGTTCTTTCTGTCGTGCGTCGGTTGACTGCCTGCCGGTGCCGGCGTACGATCACCATCTATTCATGCCGACGCTATCCGTACCAGAGGAGGTTCACGTGGAGAATCGCAACGAAGATCAGTCGGTCCTCAATCACATTCAGCGTCTCGTCGAAGAAGAGCATCGATTGCACGAACTCAAAGCGCAGCCTAAATCCGATGGGAAGCGGCTCGCGCAAGTGCAGGTTGAGTTGGACCAGTGCTGGGATCTCCTGCGGCAGCGACGCGCCCTTCGCGATGTCGGGCAGAATCCGAACGAAGCGAAGGTTCGTCCGCCGGAGGTCGTCGAGAATTATGAACAGTAGGCCGGAAGGGAAACGTGGAGTGAATGCCTGTCCGGCATGGATGCGGTTGTGTCGTACCGAGCCTCTCAACGAATGACGTGATCTCTACAAGCCGTGCGGGAAGACCGTCTTTCCGTACGGTGCCTGATCGCTGCCCGCGTGCGATGATCGTCC
Proteins encoded in this region:
- a CDS encoding hypothetical protein (Evidence 4 : Unknown function but conserved in other organisms; MaGe:77308193), whose product is MENRNEDQSVLNHIQRLVEEEHRLHELKAQPKSDGKRLAQVQVELDQCWDLLRQRRALRDVGQNPNEAKVRPPEVVENYEQ